In Pararhodobacter sp., a genomic segment contains:
- the cas3 gene encoding CRISPR-associated helicase Cas3', with amino-acid sequence MPEQGRLTQIIANWPGKSALLPGGPEHPAVYHMLDVAAVAEILLGPLPHAPALKQAMILFTALHDLGKIGDPFRAMLRDGKPQGVGAHWEMTEVLLTHHTARLQDLGGTERQRRALYASCAGHHGRPPRAEGHGLTRMLDAAGPAARADSGTVIAAFSALWPEASIHDADITALSWWLPGLIAAADWIGSHTDWFAPCPAGPDLASYLNRARALAKVAVREAGLETRGISNATLFDVTLRPMQQACATVALPDGPTLAIIEDETGAGKTEAALILAHRMMQAGKGRGLFFALPTMATSDAMFARARGMVSGLFTGPPSLVLAHGRAALSDDFRALRGGVGNTPDAPTCSDWLADNRRRTLLADVGVGTVDQALLAVLPTKHACLRLFGLSCKILVVDEVHELGEPYMATELAQLLRAQAMNGGSAILLTATLPIDQRAALIAAFEAGAGRSTLPDTDPAYPALTLAHGATRRDFAQTTGARGPISVARVPGFAEAVALLTDKAHAGAACVWVRNAVDDAIKAVEALRSHGIAADLLHARFALCDRKTHEQAALARFGKTGQGRAGRVLVATQVVESSLDLDFDVMVSDLAPMAALIQRAGRLWRHMDLRPATDRPTPIATLHVVAPDPDCVDTARWLHDVLDAGAWVYPQDVQWRTADTLFRVGQIVAPSGLRALIEAVHGPKAAPVPAALERVEFETEGKFFASQNLGRQNVVKLEKGYRLGGAGFEDSDYPTRLGREQRVLVLARRVGDGLRFWAEAGSDVDSCQLSEVTASAARLGQVSLPDQDTPEIARLIAALPDWKQKSIAVCPVREDGTICEGLRYRVDKGLLFTAKENA; translated from the coding sequence ATGCCGGAACAAGGCCGCCTCACGCAGATCATCGCCAATTGGCCCGGGAAAAGCGCGCTGTTGCCCGGCGGCCCGGAACATCCCGCCGTGTATCACATGCTGGATGTTGCCGCGGTTGCCGAGATCCTGTTGGGGCCCCTGCCCCACGCGCCCGCGCTGAAACAGGCGATGATCCTGTTCACCGCGCTGCATGATCTTGGCAAGATCGGTGATCCGTTCCGCGCCATGCTGCGCGACGGCAAGCCGCAAGGTGTTGGCGCACATTGGGAAATGACCGAAGTGTTGTTGACCCATCACACCGCGCGGTTGCAAGATTTGGGCGGCACCGAGCGGCAAAGACGCGCGCTCTATGCCTCGTGCGCCGGGCATCACGGCCGCCCGCCGCGCGCCGAGGGTCACGGCCTGACCCGGATGCTGGACGCCGCCGGACCCGCCGCGCGGGCCGACAGTGGCACCGTCATCGCCGCGTTTTCCGCGCTCTGGCCTGAGGCATCAATTCACGACGCCGATATCACCGCGTTAAGCTGGTGGCTGCCCGGCCTGATCGCCGCAGCCGACTGGATCGGCTCGCACACGGATTGGTTTGCCCCCTGCCCCGCCGGACCCGATCTTGCCAGCTACCTCAACCGTGCGCGGGCTTTGGCCAAGGTTGCGGTGCGCGAGGCCGGGTTGGAAACGCGCGGGATTTCCAACGCCACGCTTTTTGATGTCACCCTGCGCCCGATGCAACAGGCGTGCGCGACCGTGGCCTTGCCAGACGGCCCGACGCTGGCGATCATCGAGGACGAGACCGGCGCGGGGAAAACCGAAGCCGCGCTGATCCTCGCGCATCGCATGATGCAGGCGGGCAAAGGGCGCGGGCTGTTCTTTGCCCTGCCGACCATGGCAACCTCGGACGCCATGTTCGCCCGCGCGCGCGGCATGGTTTCGGGTCTTTTCACCGGCCCGCCCTCGCTGGTTCTGGCGCATGGGCGCGCCGCCCTGTCGGATGACTTCCGCGCTTTGCGGGGCGGCGTCGGCAACACCCCCGATGCGCCGACCTGCTCTGATTGGCTGGCCGACAACCGCCGCCGCACGCTCTTGGCAGATGTCGGCGTTGGCACGGTTGATCAGGCGCTTCTGGCCGTGCTGCCGACGAAACATGCCTGCCTGCGCCTGTTCGGCCTGTCCTGCAAGATCTTGGTCGTTGACGAGGTGCACGAACTCGGCGAGCCCTATATGGCAACCGAATTGGCGCAATTGCTCAGGGCGCAGGCGATGAATGGCGGCTCGGCGATCCTGCTGACGGCGACGCTGCCGATTGACCAACGCGCCGCCTTGATTGCCGCGTTCGAGGCCGGTGCCGGGCGTTCCACGCTGCCCGATACTGATCCGGCCTATCCCGCGCTGACCCTTGCGCATGGGGCCACGCGGCGTGACTTTGCGCAAACCACTGGCGCACGCGGACCCATCTCTGTGGCGCGGGTGCCCGGATTTGCCGAAGCTGTTGCGCTCTTGACCGACAAGGCCCACGCCGGGGCTGCCTGTGTCTGGGTGCGCAACGCGGTGGACGATGCCATCAAGGCTGTCGAGGCCCTGCGCAGCCATGGCATCGCGGCCGATCTCTTGCATGCGCGTTTCGCCCTGTGTGATCGCAAGACGCATGAGCAAGCCGCCTTGGCCCGGTTTGGCAAGACGGGACAGGGCCGCGCTGGCCGTGTCCTGGTGGCAACGCAGGTGGTGGAAAGCTCGCTCGATCTCGATTTTGACGTGATGGTCTCTGACCTGGCACCGATGGCCGCCCTGATCCAGCGCGCCGGGCGGCTGTGGCGTCATATGGATTTGCGCCCCGCGACTGACCGCCCCACCCCGATTGCGACCCTGCATGTCGTGGCACCTGATCCTGATTGTGTCGACACCGCGCGATGGCTTCACGATGTCCTCGACGCGGGCGCGTGGGTCTATCCGCAGGATGTGCAGTGGCGCACGGCGGACACGCTGTTTCGGGTCGGTCAGATTGTCGCCCCGTCCGGATTGCGCGCGCTGATCGAAGCGGTGCACGGCCCCAAAGCCGCGCCAGTGCCCGCCGCATTAGAGCGGGTTGAGTTTGAGACCGAGGGCAAGTTTTTCGCCTCGCAAAATTTGGGGCGGCAGAATGTGGTCAAGCTGGAGAAAGGCTATCGGCTTGGCGGCGCAGGGTTCGAGGACAGCGACTATCCCACGCGCCTGGGGCGCGAGCAACGGGTCTTGGTTCTGGCGCGGCGTGTTGGCGACGGTCTGCGGTTTTGGGCCGAGGCTGGGTCAGATGTTGACAGCTGTCAACTCTCCGAAGTGACCGCCAGCGCCGCCCGCCTTGGTCAAGTGTCGTTGCCGGATCAGGACACGCCCGAGATTGCCCGACTGATTGCCGCGTTGCCTGATTGGAAGCAAAAATCCATTGCCGTGTGCCCGGTCCGCGAGGATGGCACGATCTGCGAGGGGTTGCGGTATCGCGTTGATAAAGGGCTACTTTTTACCGCCAAGGAAAACGCTTGA
- the casA gene encoding type I-E CRISPR-associated protein Cse1/CasA gives MRLNLITDPWIPMRTKSGAQRIIAPWQMAASDLAFPDWPRPDLNIACLEFLIGLVFLSDPPKDPGDWDAGRSEQRLKQRLEPYSAAFELSGEGPRFLQDRAPLDGDPIPPDMLFIDSAGANSARNNADLLVHRDRYAALDPALAAMALYTLQAFAPTGGAGNRTSMRGGGPMVTLVDPGQGVWPLIWANVPEGAAAPIEALPWMRPTRTSEAGQQVFEAQTHRVEAFFGMPRRLRLVDDGAQITGVVQRPYGTNYAGWVHPLTPYYRQKPGAELLPVHPRAGVFGYRNWLGIVAADPGNELHQRAEVVVGWHDRGQGALADVLVAGWSMDNMKPRDFTYSRAPLLQLDPERARLLAGFVEAASVFASALRGALREVLAEGEAREAQREQFFLHTQSGFEEAATKLTAVNCDPQAVARDWLTMMRSTVLTLFEALALPGLDQRNTTAQHAIVRAHASLRATLSGRGKLGDAAFAMLGLPVPDAQKPKSQRNAA, from the coding sequence ATGCGTCTGAACCTCATCACCGACCCGTGGATTCCCATGCGCACCAAAAGCGGTGCTCAGCGGATCATTGCCCCTTGGCAGATGGCGGCTTCCGATCTGGCATTCCCCGACTGGCCACGGCCTGATCTGAATATCGCCTGTCTCGAATTTCTGATTGGCTTGGTGTTTCTCAGTGACCCTCCAAAAGACCCCGGGGATTGGGATGCGGGCCGGTCAGAACAGAGACTAAAGCAGCGGTTAGAGCCTTATTCCGCAGCGTTTGAACTCTCTGGCGAGGGGCCGCGATTCCTGCAAGACCGTGCGCCGCTCGATGGCGATCCGATCCCGCCGGACATGCTGTTCATCGACAGCGCCGGGGCGAATTCTGCCCGCAACAACGCGGATCTTCTGGTGCACCGCGACCGATACGCCGCGCTCGATCCGGCCCTGGCGGCGATGGCGCTTTATACGTTGCAGGCCTTTGCGCCGACTGGCGGCGCGGGCAATCGCACCTCGATGCGCGGCGGGGGGCCGATGGTCACGCTGGTCGATCCGGGGCAGGGGGTGTGGCCGCTGATCTGGGCAAACGTGCCCGAGGGCGCAGCGGCCCCGATCGAGGCTTTGCCCTGGATGCGGCCGACCCGAACCTCCGAGGCGGGGCAGCAGGTTTTTGAGGCGCAAACGCACCGCGTCGAGGCGTTCTTTGGCATGCCGCGCCGGTTACGGTTGGTGGATGACGGCGCGCAGATCACGGGTGTGGTGCAGCGTCCCTATGGCACAAATTATGCGGGCTGGGTGCATCCGTTGACCCCCTATTACCGCCAGAAACCAGGGGCGGAGTTGTTGCCGGTTCATCCCCGCGCCGGGGTGTTTGGCTATCGCAATTGGCTTGGCATTGTGGCCGCTGATCCAGGCAATGAATTGCACCAACGCGCCGAGGTTGTCGTCGGCTGGCATGATCGTGGGCAAGGTGCTTTGGCGGATGTTCTGGTGGCCGGTTGGTCGATGGACAACATGAAGCCGCGCGATTTCACCTATTCCCGCGCGCCGCTGCTGCAACTCGACCCCGAACGCGCGAGGCTTCTGGCGGGGTTTGTCGAGGCCGCGAGCGTCTTTGCCAGCGCGCTGCGCGGGGCCCTGCGCGAGGTGCTGGCCGAGGGCGAGGCCCGTGAGGCGCAACGCGAGCAATTTTTCCTGCACACGCAATCCGGTTTTGAAGAGGCCGCAACAAAGTTGACAGCTGTCAACTGCGATCCGCAGGCCGTGGCGCGCGATTGGTTGACGATGATGCGCAGCACGGTGTTGACGCTTTTCGAGGCGCTCGCGCTGCCCGGTCTGGATCAGCGCAACACCACCGCGCAGCACGCGATCGTTCGGGCGCATGCCAGCCTGCGCGCCACCCTGTCCGGGCGCGGCAAGCTGGGGGACGCGGCGTTTGCGATGCTGGGTCTGCCGGTTCCCGACGCGCAAAAGCCCAAATCACAAAGGAATGCCGCATGA
- the casB gene encoding type I-E CRISPR-associated protein Cse2/CasB, protein MTGDDRSEAIRDWWARHIGNREAPASRALAARLGRADRIGALAEPAVQVLGRQLSLRDPVQLAALAQVLAGIRANTSRHLPQLLGAGEVPPLSTLRFQRLIRATDDELPQALRRALPMVERTCNVGALGRDLLLWSHPEHGESVRARWCFHYFGAAAPASLQPEAET, encoded by the coding sequence ATGACAGGAGATGACCGCAGCGAGGCGATCCGTGATTGGTGGGCGCGTCACATCGGCAACCGCGAGGCCCCGGCCTCACGCGCCTTGGCGGCTCGTTTGGGACGGGCCGACCGGATTGGCGCGCTGGCTGAACCCGCTGTGCAGGTGCTTGGTCGTCAACTTTCGTTGCGCGATCCGGTGCAACTGGCGGCGCTGGCGCAGGTGCTGGCCGGTATTCGCGCGAATACGTCGCGGCACTTGCCACAGTTGCTCGGTGCGGGCGAGGTGCCGCCGCTGTCAACCCTGCGGTTTCAACGCCTGATCCGCGCGACGGACGATGAGCTGCCGCAAGCCCTGCGCCGGGCGCTGCCGATGGTGGAGCGCACCTGCAATGTCGGGGCTCTGGGGCGCGACCTGTTGTTGTGGTCACACCCTGAGCACGGCGAAAGCGTGCGCGCGCGCTGGTGTTTTCACTATTTTGGGGCCGCTGCGCCCGCTTCCCTTCAGCCTGAGGCCGAGACATGA
- the cas7e gene encoding type I-E CRISPR-associated protein Cas7/Cse4/CasC, producing MTTFVQFHLLTAYPPSNPNRDDQGRPKQASLGGAPRLRLSSQSIKRALRESAPFQAGLAGHLGTRTKKLGVELETELIGQGVEPTKAREVAVAVAAVFSKLETPKKGAAQLPVTTTLAFVSPEEWGMARDLARKILAGEDLPKDKDLKKLVLRRADGAVDVAMFGRMLADDPEFNRDAAVQVAHAITTHRALAEDDWFSAVDDLNRREDGPGAGHLGETAFGSGVYYLYACVNVDLLVENLGGDRVLAARGLEALARALATATPRGKQNSHAHHPRAAYVRAERGSQQPRDLSGAFFAPIKGDDLLAASVHALETTLADIDAAYGATCDDSAVMRVGQGGTLDQIAGFAAASANA from the coding sequence ATGACAACCTTCGTTCAATTCCATTTGCTGACCGCCTACCCGCCCTCGAACCCCAACCGCGACGATCAGGGGCGCCCCAAGCAAGCCAGTCTTGGCGGCGCACCGCGTTTGCGGCTGTCGTCGCAGTCGATCAAGCGGGCGCTGCGCGAAAGCGCGCCGTTTCAGGCCGGGCTGGCCGGGCATTTGGGGACGCGCACCAAAAAGCTGGGCGTCGAGCTGGAAACCGAGTTGATCGGGCAGGGGGTTGAACCCACCAAAGCGCGCGAGGTGGCGGTTGCCGTGGCCGCGGTGTTCAGCAAGCTGGAAACGCCCAAGAAGGGTGCTGCGCAATTGCCGGTGACAACGACGCTGGCGTTTGTCTCGCCCGAGGAGTGGGGGATGGCGCGGGATCTGGCGCGGAAGATTCTGGCTGGCGAGGATCTGCCCAAGGATAAGGACTTGAAAAAGCTGGTTCTTCGCCGTGCCGACGGCGCGGTTGATGTGGCGATGTTTGGTCGGATGCTGGCGGATGACCCAGAGTTCAACCGCGACGCGGCGGTGCAGGTGGCGCATGCGATCACCACGCATCGGGCGCTGGCCGAGGATGACTGGTTCTCGGCGGTCGATGATTTGAACCGGCGCGAGGATGGGCCGGGCGCGGGGCATCTGGGCGAGACGGCGTTTGGTTCGGGTGTCTATTACCTTTACGCGTGCGTCAACGTGGATCTCCTGGTGGAGAACCTCGGCGGCGACCGGGTGCTGGCGGCCAGAGGGCTGGAGGCCTTGGCGCGCGCCCTGGCCACGGCGACGCCGCGCGGCAAGCAAAACAGCCATGCTCACCACCCGCGCGCCGCCTATGTGCGGGCCGAGCGCGGCAGCCAGCAACCGCGCGACCTGTCCGGGGCATTTTTCGCGCCGATCAAGGGCGATGATCTGCTGGCGGCCTCGGTGCACGCGCTGGAGACGACGCTGGCGGATATCGACGCGGCTTACGGGGCGACCTGTGACGACAGCGCGGTGATGCGCGTGGGGCAGGGGGGGACGCTGGACCAGATCGCAGGATTTGCGGCGGCTTCCGCCAATGCCTGA
- the cas5e gene encoding type I-E CRISPR-associated protein Cas5/CasD, whose product MPEHLVFTLTAALGAMGDLAGHERRGSLAWPGRSAILGLLAAALGIRRDGDFAALDALGVAVAVFDEGVPLRDFHTAQTVPSAAVKRPQSRPEALALAGLKVNTTISLRDYRAGSLFGVVVWGAGLAALRDALDRPVFTLYLGRKSCPLAAPVGARLIEAETPEAALDALHLPPWRRGAVARMLACDADQDATGAGRIETRHDQPRDRALWHFEARHVRLRAVAIAPGSNPRGDRA is encoded by the coding sequence ATGCCTGAGCATCTGGTTTTCACGCTCACCGCCGCACTTGGCGCGATGGGGGATCTGGCCGGGCATGAGCGGCGCGGCTCGCTGGCCTGGCCGGGCCGTTCGGCGATCCTGGGGCTGCTGGCGGCGGCGCTGGGGATCCGGCGCGACGGCGATTTTGCGGCGCTCGATGCCTTGGGCGTGGCGGTGGCGGTGTTTGACGAAGGCGTGCCGCTGCGCGATTTTCACACCGCGCAGACCGTGCCCAGTGCCGCCGTGAAGCGCCCGCAATCGCGGCCCGAGGCTTTGGCACTGGCCGGGCTGAAGGTGAATACGACCATCTCGCTGCGCGACTATCGTGCGGGATCTCTGTTTGGCGTTGTCGTTTGGGGCGCAGGGCTTGCGGCGCTGCGGGATGCCTTGGACCGGCCGGTGTTCACGCTGTATCTGGGGCGCAAATCCTGCCCGCTGGCCGCCCCGGTCGGCGCGCGTCTGATCGAGGCCGAAACCCCCGAAGCCGCGCTTGACGCGCTGCATCTGCCGCCGTGGCGGCGCGGGGCGGTGGCGCGGATGTTGGCCTGTGACGCGGATCAGGACGCGACCGGGGCCGGGCGCATCGAGACCCGCCACGACCAACCCCGCGACCGGGCATTGTGGCATTTCGAGGCGCGGCATGTCAGGCTGCGCGCCGTGGCCATCGCGCCGGGCTCCAACCCGAGGGGGGACAGGGCATGA
- the cas6e gene encoding type I-E CRISPR-associated protein Cas6/Cse3/CasE, whose product MTLYLSRLQVSRDPSIAALSALIAPDDTAARTDANHRLLWSAFAGDPDATRDFLWRADGKGAFVVLSHRPPNPSPLFEPPDIRAFTPDLRAGDRLAFVLRANATRQRKGIGRVDVVMDALHAVPKEQRAEVRMRIAQEAGQAWLQGQGARAGFTVDAVTVADYAVLALPGQGARRKGQPQFGILEMSGTLTVTDPPALLAKLAQGFGRARAFGCGLMLIRRA is encoded by the coding sequence ATGACGTTGTATCTGTCGCGGTTGCAGGTCTCGCGTGACCCTTCGATTGCCGCGCTGTCGGCCTTGATCGCGCCCGACGACACCGCCGCGCGCACCGACGCCAATCACCGGTTGCTGTGGTCGGCCTTTGCCGGCGATCCCGACGCCACGCGCGATTTCCTGTGGCGGGCGGATGGCAAGGGGGCGTTCGTGGTCCTGTCCCATCGCCCGCCCAACCCGTCGCCGCTGTTCGAGCCACCGGACATCCGCGCTTTTACCCCGGATCTGCGGGCAGGCGACCGGCTGGCCTTTGTGCTGCGCGCCAATGCAACGCGGCAGCGCAAGGGCATTGGCCGCGTTGATGTGGTGATGGACGCGTTGCATGCGGTGCCAAAGGAGCAGCGGGCCGAGGTGCGCATGCGGATCGCGCAGGAGGCTGGGCAAGCGTGGCTGCAAGGGCAGGGCGCGCGGGCTGGGTTCACGGTGGATGCGGTCACGGTCGCGGATTACGCGGTGCTGGCCTTGCCGGGGCAGGGGGCGCGGCGCAAGGGCCAGCCGCAGTTCGGTATCCTGGAGATGAGCGGCACGCTCACCGTCACCGACCCACCCGCGCTGCTGGCCAAACTGGCGCAGGGCTTTGGCCGGGCGCGGGCGTTTGGCTGCGGCCTGATGCTGATCCGCCGCGCATGA
- the cas1e gene encoding type I-E CRISPR-associated endonuclease Cas1e, which translates to MTMPGLPPPRPIPMHDRAQLVFVERAQLDVQDGAFVAVNADGTRTHIPVGGLAGLMLEPGARISHAAIALAARVGTLVTWVGEGGVRLYSAGQPGGARADRLLWQAQLALDPAARLRVVRKMYALRFGDEAPARRSIDQLRGIEGVRVRESYALLARQHGVDWKRRKYDPKDWEAGDIPNRCLSAATACLHGLTEAAVLAAGYAPAIGFLHTGKPLSFVYDIADLWKLSTVVPVAFRIAGQHAKGRLDMVPDRAVRLACRDAFRSSGLLAKIIPQIEDVLSAGDLPRPDPPPEALGPAFDDERSGDDGHRG; encoded by the coding sequence ATGACGATGCCCGGCCTGCCCCCACCACGCCCGATCCCGATGCATGACCGGGCGCAACTGGTGTTTGTGGAACGCGCGCAATTGGATGTGCAGGACGGGGCCTTTGTCGCGGTGAACGCGGATGGCACACGCACCCATATTCCGGTGGGGGGCCTGGCGGGCTTGATGCTGGAGCCCGGCGCGCGGATCAGTCATGCGGCGATTGCCCTGGCGGCGCGGGTTGGCACGCTGGTGACCTGGGTTGGCGAGGGGGGCGTGCGGCTGTATTCGGCGGGGCAACCCGGCGGAGCGCGCGCCGATCGGCTGCTATGGCAGGCGCAACTGGCGCTGGACCCTGCCGCGCGGCTGCGGGTGGTGCGCAAGATGTACGCCCTGCGCTTTGGCGACGAGGCCCCGGCCCGGCGCTCGATTGACCAGTTGCGCGGCATCGAGGGGGTGCGGGTGCGCGAAAGCTACGCGCTGCTGGCCCGCCAGCACGGCGTTGACTGGAAGCGGCGCAAGTATGATCCCAAGGATTGGGAGGCCGGCGATATCCCCAACCGCTGCCTGTCGGCGGCGACGGCGTGCCTGCACGGCTTGACCGAGGCGGCCGTTCTGGCTGCCGGCTATGCGCCTGCCATCGGGTTCCTGCACACCGGCAAACCGCTGAGCTTTGTCTATGACATCGCTGATCTGTGGAAGCTGAGCACCGTCGTGCCCGTGGCGTTCCGCATTGCCGGGCAGCACGCCAAGGGGCGGCTGGATATGGTGCCTGACCGCGCTGTTCGGCTGGCCTGCCGCGATGCATTCCGCAGCAGTGGGCTTTTGGCCAAGATCATCCCGCAGATCGAAGACGTTCTGTCCGCCGGCGACTTGCCGCGCCCGGATCCACCGCCCGAGGCGCTTGGCCCGGCCTTTGACGACGAGAGGTCCGGCGATGATGGTCATCGTGG